The following are encoded in a window of Thermoproteota archaeon genomic DNA:
- the aroA gene encoding 3-phosphoshikimate 1-carboxyvinyltransferase → MNCKVEKSKISGIISCPTNKSYSHRAIFLATLSQGKSTLHNVLDSADVKSTIHACKGFGADISISNESITINSKGKINPTEIDAANSGTTIRIAAAISSLSEGKTTLTGDSSLKKRPMQPLLDALESLGAKCTSTEGKPPVSVHGKISGGEVTIAGNISSQFISALMITGPLTKEGIELKIEGELVSKPYLDATIAIMKKFGVRVHTLIPYKNYQITPQIYHPTEITVPSDFSSLALLLSSAVLVGEDVKIKVEMGDLPQGDEAFIDILEALGVRVIIDEETISISNVEKLSGGKFDLSNTPDLLPPLSILALKSQKPIEIVNVGHARFKETDRIAIISRELKKIGIKVIEKSDGMILEPSDQLKGAALNAENDHRLFMAFCIVGMYVGNCTITDPESIDVSFPSFIKEMKNCGAVITVG, encoded by the coding sequence ATGAACTGTAAAGTAGAAAAATCTAAAATTTCAGGAATTATTTCCTGCCCTACAAACAAGAGTTATTCTCATAGAGCAATTTTCCTAGCAACACTATCACAGGGAAAGAGCACATTACACAATGTATTAGATTCAGCAGATGTAAAATCTACAATTCATGCATGTAAGGGATTTGGGGCAGACATATCCATTAGTAACGAATCAATCACAATAAATTCTAAAGGAAAGATAAATCCAACAGAAATTGATGCTGCCAATTCTGGAACCACAATTAGAATTGCAGCTGCAATTTCATCATTATCTGAGGGCAAAACAACTCTTACAGGGGACAGTAGCCTCAAAAAAAGACCTATGCAGCCACTACTAGATGCGTTAGAATCATTGGGTGCAAAATGTACATCAACAGAAGGTAAACCTCCTGTTTCAGTGCATGGAAAAATTTCTGGAGGAGAAGTCACTATTGCAGGAAATATTTCAAGTCAGTTTATTTCTGCATTAATGATTACAGGACCACTTACGAAAGAGGGCATTGAGTTAAAGATTGAAGGAGAATTAGTTTCAAAACCATACCTTGATGCTACAATTGCAATAATGAAAAAATTTGGGGTAAGAGTACACACATTAATTCCTTACAAAAATTATCAAATCACACCACAAATTTATCATCCAACTGAAATTACAGTTCCATCAGATTTTTCCAGTCTAGCATTATTGTTGTCTTCAGCAGTTTTAGTTGGTGAGGATGTAAAGATCAAAGTGGAGATGGGGGATCTCCCACAAGGAGATGAAGCATTTATCGATATTTTAGAAGCACTAGGAGTCAGAGTGATAATTGATGAAGAAACAATCTCAATAAGTAATGTAGAGAAACTCTCAGGTGGGAAATTTGATCTTAGTAATACACCAGACCTTCTTCCACCATTATCCATTTTAGCATTAAAATCACAAAAACCAATAGAGATAGTAAATGTTGGTCATGCAAGGTTCAAAGAAACAGACAGAATAGCAATAATCTCTAGAGAATTAAAAAAAATTGGAATAAAAGTAATTGAAAAAAGTGATGGAATGATTTTAGAACCCTCAGACCAACTAAAAGGTGCTGCATTAAATGCTGAAAATGATCATAGATTGTTTATGGCATTTTGTATTGTTGGAATGTATGTTGGAAATTGCACAATAACAGACCCAGAATCTATAGATGTCTCATTTCCAAGTTTCATAAAAGAAATGAAAAATTGTGGCGCAGTTATAACTGTTGGATAA
- the aroE gene encoding shikimate dehydrogenase, translated as MVKTYAVIGDPIDHSLSPNIHNAAFKELNMDCTYIAYRIPKGELLEGLESLKKINISGFNVTIPHKVEVMKYIDKVDEDCSLIGAANTISNENNVLKGYNTDMEGFLDPLHRRDLKMNDFQVLLLGAGGAARAITAGLVKEDVKSIMIANRTRDNANSLAQFANKIGMSTEVSLLNEIGDVTNYDLIINATSIGLKNEPSPIPTKSIRKNSIVYDIVYNPMNTDLIKGAKEKGATIIYGYEMLLGQAIRAFEIWHKTKAPYEVMKKAVLGVF; from the coding sequence ATGGTAAAAACTTATGCAGTGATTGGAGATCCGATAGACCACTCCCTTTCGCCAAATATTCACAATGCAGCATTCAAAGAACTGAATATGGATTGCACATACATTGCATACAGAATTCCTAAAGGCGAACTATTAGAAGGGCTTGAATCCTTAAAAAAAATAAATATTTCTGGATTCAATGTCACGATTCCACATAAAGTTGAAGTCATGAAGTATATTGACAAGGTGGATGAAGACTGTAGTTTGATTGGTGCTGCAAATACAATTTCAAATGAGAATAATGTCTTGAAAGGTTACAATACAGACATGGAGGGATTTTTAGATCCATTACATCGAAGAGACCTCAAAATGAACGATTTTCAAGTTCTCCTTTTGGGGGCAGGAGGGGCAGCAAGAGCTATCACTGCAGGATTAGTAAAAGAGGATGTGAAATCAATTATGATTGCAAATAGAACAAGAGATAATGCAAATTCCTTGGCACAATTTGCAAATAAAATTGGAATGAGTACAGAAGTGTCACTTCTAAATGAGATTGGAGATGTTACAAATTATGACTTGATTATTAATGCAACATCTATCGGATTAAAAAATGAACCCAGTCCGATACCTACAAAAAGTATCAGAAAAAATTCCATAGTTTATGACATAGTATACAATCCAATGAATACAGATTTGATAAAAGGAGCAAAAGAGAAAGGAGCTACCATAATTTACGGATACGAGATGCTACTTGGTCAAGCAATTCGTGCATTTGAGATTTGGCATAAAACAAAAGCACCTTATGAGGTAATGAAAAAAGCTGTTCTAGGAGTTTTCTGA
- a CDS encoding shikimate kinase encodes MSKSKATIHGAVSLVNAIATGKGATLGISLKVEAIVEESSGTGITIESDNQSLSSRLINRTIEKVVPKKKLEKTKLSLMLDSEIPTGYGLKSSSAISSAVALACAKLFQPKIVDSEILLAGIDASIETKVSITGAYDDATACYFGGFQVTDNYKRKTILSEKAPTNLIAVIFIPKSRKRGNVKKLKTLDAVFDKAWNLAKNKDYWNAMILNGLATSAILDSDPKIITDLVEEGALGASVSGNGPSIAAIVKIDSLTKIKKVFSSMEGRIITSEVNNKKAEVHEL; translated from the coding sequence ATGAGTAAATCAAAGGCCACAATACATGGGGCAGTTTCACTAGTAAACGCAATTGCCACAGGTAAAGGAGCAACGTTAGGAATTTCATTAAAGGTAGAAGCAATTGTAGAAGAGTCATCAGGTACAGGAATTACAATTGAATCGGATAATCAAAGTCTCAGTTCTAGATTGATAAATAGAACAATAGAGAAAGTAGTACCAAAGAAAAAGCTAGAAAAAACAAAGTTAAGCCTCATGCTAGATTCTGAAATTCCAACAGGGTATGGCCTTAAGAGCTCAAGTGCAATATCATCAGCAGTTGCTTTGGCATGCGCAAAGCTCTTCCAACCAAAAATTGTTGATTCTGAAATACTTCTTGCGGGAATTGATGCATCTATAGAAACCAAAGTGAGTATCACAGGCGCATATGATGATGCAACAGCGTGTTATTTTGGAGGTTTTCAAGTGACTGATAACTACAAAAGGAAAACAATACTTTCAGAAAAAGCACCAACAAATCTTATTGCAGTAATTTTCATCCCAAAATCACGAAAAAGAGGAAATGTGAAGAAACTAAAAACACTCGATGCAGTATTTGATAAAGCTTGGAATCTTGCAAAAAATAAGGATTATTGGAATGCAATGATACTAAACGGGTTAGCTACATCAGCAATTCTAGATTCAGATCCAAAAATTATCACCGATCTAGTTGAAGAAGGAGCTCTTGGTGCATCAGTATCAGGAAACGGTCCATCCATTGCAGCAATAGTAAAAATAGACAGTCTAACAAAAATTAAGAAGGTTTTTTCATCAATGGAAGGAAGAATTATCACATCTGAGGTAAACAACAAAAAGGCAGAAGTTCATGAACTGTAA
- a CDS encoding response regulator translates to MSPSVLLVDDNEDLLECIGSFLKIGGFNVRTAQNGSQACIEYQNARPDLVIMDIVMEGMDGYDTFFQIKDADPEAKVILMTGFQKKERFYEAEKRGLFGFIEKPFTGKQLLDYLSEKNVLPTASV, encoded by the coding sequence ATGAGTCCTAGCGTATTATTAGTAGATGATAACGAAGATCTTCTAGAATGCATTGGCAGCTTTTTAAAAATTGGAGGTTTTAATGTGAGAACTGCTCAAAACGGTTCTCAAGCTTGTATTGAATATCAAAATGCCAGACCTGACCTTGTAATTATGGATATAGTTATGGAAGGAATGGACGGATATGATACATTTTTCCAAATAAAAGATGCAGATCCTGAAGCCAAAGTTATTCTTATGACTGGTTTTCAAAAAAAGGAAAGATTCTATGAAGCAGAAAAAAGAGGTTTGTTTGGTTTTATTGAAAAACCATTTACCGGAAAGCAACTACTTGATTATTTGTCAGAAAAGAATGTTCTTCCTACAGCTTCAGTGTGA
- the aroD gene encoding type I 3-dehydroquinate dehydratase has protein sequence MKHKTCVSIAEKTPKRMNQLIKKALKRSDYVEIRFDFLKPEHVPQALELSKKYLKFSVCTLRPKVEGGKFSGKESERISIIKLISEYKPFLLDIEYNTLRKNRSLLNYVRKTKTPILVSWHDFKKTPNMNDLQKKMNQMKKISNNVKIVTTAKTVKDASKVLSLYSISSKINLIAFSMGDLGRISRVLCLYLGSPYTYVSLGKAVAPGQFSLDEIKSIIDT, from the coding sequence ATGAAACACAAAACCTGTGTATCGATTGCAGAAAAAACTCCCAAACGTATGAATCAGCTTATCAAAAAAGCACTTAAAAGATCGGATTATGTTGAAATCCGTTTTGATTTTTTAAAACCTGAACATGTTCCACAAGCATTAGAGCTATCAAAAAAATATCTCAAATTTTCAGTGTGTACATTACGACCAAAGGTAGAGGGAGGAAAATTTTCAGGAAAAGAATCAGAAAGAATATCGATTATAAAATTAATTTCAGAGTACAAACCGTTTCTTTTAGACATAGAATACAACACTTTAAGAAAAAATAGATCACTTCTAAATTATGTTAGAAAAACAAAAACCCCAATTTTAGTTTCTTGGCATGATTTTAAAAAAACCCCCAACATGAATGATTTACAGAAAAAAATGAATCAAATGAAAAAAATATCAAATAACGTAAAGATTGTAACAACCGCAAAGACAGTCAAGGATGCATCAAAAGTTTTATCGCTTTACAGTATTTCATCAAAAATTAACTTAATTGCATTCTCTATGGGAGATTTGGGGAGAATTTCCAGAGTTTTGTGTTTATACTTGGGAAGTCCATATACGTATGTCTCACTTGGAAAAGCAGTAGCGCCAGGACAATTCAGTCTGGATGAGATTAAGTCAATTATAGATACCTAG